The proteins below are encoded in one region of Limnohabitans sp. 63ED37-2:
- a CDS encoding dienelactone hydrolase family protein, with amino-acid sequence MHLLQHLRHGHLWLCMGLGLVASAMAQPVVDHLPGADGLALKVWVFHPVQRSPDTQRPVVVALHGCGGMYATVGSRKGQLSARHQGMTDLLLAQGYSVVWPDSLTPRQETSLCEQSMASRQVRQSHRRSDVHTTLAWLGQQAWTDQQRVALLGWSHGGSAVLASSDSRQKPPQPSVTPDIALAFYPGCSDALRRAYQATWPVHLLLAGADDWTPAAPCVALAQKAGMSFKLYPDSHHGFDNPVGQVKHLPRVPNGQHPGMGVHAGRNPVTGPQAWQDVLELLKKRWPDPVAH; translated from the coding sequence ATGCACCTTCTTCAACACCTGCGCCATGGCCATCTTTGGCTGTGTATGGGTCTAGGGCTGGTCGCATCGGCCATGGCTCAGCCGGTGGTCGACCATCTGCCGGGTGCCGATGGTTTGGCGCTGAAAGTTTGGGTGTTTCATCCCGTCCAGCGATCACCCGACACCCAGCGCCCCGTGGTGGTGGCACTGCACGGATGTGGTGGCATGTACGCCACGGTCGGTTCGCGCAAAGGCCAGCTCAGTGCACGCCATCAGGGCATGACCGACTTGCTGCTGGCACAAGGCTACAGCGTGGTGTGGCCCGACAGCCTCACACCCCGGCAGGAAACCAGTTTGTGCGAACAAAGCATGGCCTCACGCCAAGTGCGGCAAAGCCATCGCCGCAGTGACGTTCACACCACCTTGGCCTGGCTAGGCCAACAAGCCTGGACGGATCAGCAACGGGTGGCCTTGTTGGGCTGGTCCCATGGGGGCAGTGCCGTGCTGGCCAGCTCGGACAGCCGCCAAAAACCCCCTCAGCCCAGCGTAACGCCGGACATCGCCTTGGCGTTTTACCCCGGTTGCTCCGATGCACTGCGGCGGGCTTACCAAGCGACGTGGCCCGTGCACCTGCTGCTCGCAGGGGCAGACGACTGGACTCCGGCAGCGCCTTGTGTGGCCTTGGCCCAGAAAGCGGGCATGAGCTTCAAGCTGTATCCGGACAGCCACCATGGCTTTGACAATCCAGTGGGACAAGTCAAACACTTGCCCCGTGTGCCCAATGGCCAACACCCGGGCATGGGTGTTCACGCGGGCCGCAACCCCGTGACCGGCCCGCAGGCCTGGCAGGATGTGCTGGAGTTGCTCAAGAAACGGTGGCCGGATCCAGTCGCTCATTGA
- a CDS encoding SOUL family heme-binding protein, whose amino-acid sequence MAVEEPRYTVLVSDPPFEVRRYAAFTVAQTQIQGDFDAASRSGFRRIASYIFGDNLQADLGAQRKISMTAPVTVVPEDQGWRVHFVMPSAESVQTLPQPLNPQIQLRPVPEHETVAVRFSGFTTQASIQEQTERLRAWAQARQLKLSPTAQIARYDDPFTLPWNRRNEILIDLMP is encoded by the coding sequence ATGGCTGTTGAAGAACCGCGTTACACCGTGCTCGTTTCAGACCCGCCGTTTGAGGTGCGGCGCTACGCCGCCTTCACCGTGGCCCAAACGCAGATCCAGGGGGACTTCGATGCCGCCAGCCGCAGCGGCTTTCGGCGCATTGCGTCGTACATCTTTGGCGACAACCTGCAAGCCGATCTGGGTGCGCAGCGCAAAATTTCCATGACCGCGCCTGTCACCGTGGTGCCCGAAGACCAAGGCTGGCGCGTGCATTTTGTGATGCCGTCGGCCGAAAGCGTGCAGACCCTGCCCCAGCCGCTCAACCCCCAAATCCAACTGCGCCCCGTGCCCGAACACGAGACGGTGGCCGTACGTTTCAGCGGCTTCACCACACAAGCGAGCATCCAAGAGCAGACCGAGCGCCTGCGGGCTTGGGCGCAGGCTCGCCAACTCAAGCTCAGCCCCACAGCGCAAATCGCTCGCTACGACGACCCGTTCACCCTGCCGTGGAACCGGCGCAATGAGATCCTGATCGACCTGATGCCCTGA
- a CDS encoding dihydroneopterin aldolase has product MTLPTSTASRIELKDFHLATRIGTYAPGDTVPDYHALDLTLWIDPDLVLIAQDGMAHVFDYDPLVVEIERLAADGLYATQERLMTRIVQACAAYPVIEALEIGLRKFPVRAGSGSLGVRLLVDRAQLQRMRGNEG; this is encoded by the coding sequence ATGACACTGCCCACCTCGACCGCCAGCCGCATTGAGCTGAAAGACTTTCACCTGGCCACCCGCATCGGCACCTACGCCCCCGGCGACACCGTGCCCGATTACCACGCGCTGGATTTGACGCTGTGGATCGACCCCGATCTGGTGCTGATCGCCCAAGACGGCATGGCGCATGTGTTCGATTACGACCCTTTGGTGGTCGAGATCGAACGACTCGCGGCCGACGGGCTGTACGCCACCCAAGAGCGGCTGATGACGCGCATCGTGCAGGCCTGCGCGGCTTACCCGGTCATTGAGGCGCTCGAGATCGGTCTGCGCAAATTTCCGGTGCGTGCGGGCAGCGGCTCTTTGGGCGTGCGTTTGTTGGTCGACCGCGCACAACTGCAGCGCATGCGGGGCAACGAGGGCTGA
- a CDS encoding transglutaminase-like domain-containing protein, with product MNSLPSPATLAPTALIDSDHPDVIALARKHAQGATDRERAVSLYLAVRDQFRYDPYRIDLSPQGMRASSVIAQGSGWCVPKAALMAAACRAAGLHARLGYADVRNHLSTERLRQTMQTDVFIWHGYADIWLDGQWVKATPAFNIELCDKFGLLPLEFDGLSDSIYHPFDKSGNRHMEYVNQRGTFDDMPLPQIVADFKTVYSGWMAESDPLQNASFAQDVDKETR from the coding sequence ATGAACTCCCTGCCCTCACCCGCCACCTTGGCCCCCACCGCGCTCATCGACAGCGACCATCCCGACGTGATCGCCTTGGCCCGCAAACATGCACAAGGCGCCACCGACCGCGAACGCGCGGTGTCGCTGTACCTGGCGGTGCGCGACCAATTTCGCTACGACCCTTACCGAATCGACCTGTCCCCGCAGGGCATGCGGGCCAGCTCGGTGATTGCCCAAGGCTCGGGCTGGTGTGTGCCCAAAGCGGCGCTGATGGCCGCGGCCTGCCGCGCCGCAGGCTTGCACGCCCGCCTGGGCTACGCCGATGTGCGCAACCACCTGAGCACCGAGCGCCTGCGCCAAACCATGCAGACCGATGTGTTCATCTGGCACGGCTATGCCGACATCTGGCTGGACGGCCAATGGGTCAAGGCCACGCCCGCTTTCAACATCGAGCTGTGCGACAAATTCGGCCTGCTGCCGCTGGAGTTTGATGGATTGAGCGACTCGATTTACCACCCCTTCGACAAATCGGGCAACCGGCACATGGAGTACGTGAACCAGCGCGGCACCTTTGACGACATGCCTTTGCCGCAGATCGTGGCCGATTTCAAAACCGTCTACAGCGGCTGGATGGCCGAGAGCGACCCGCTGCAAAACGCCAGTTTTGCGCAAGACGTGGACAAGGAAACGCGATGA
- a CDS encoding C45 family autoproteolytic acyltransferase/hydolase, producing the protein MFPCIDTLGAASAYERGQIYGREAQDRIQHSVVTYARLFAACGIDWTQACERAMRFEKVITQVDADLMAELRGMAEGSGQTLGSLMALNCRTEILPPTFLADAPHLKDAAQAALAANRAAGLPDWLEQAAWDQALHDGECTAMGVTAAASRTGQAWLAQNWDWMGRQRQALVVLHTQGPSGQSITTLTEAGMLAKIGINQSGFALGLNILRSVRDGSRLGVPVHVLLRHLLDCDSVAHARQRLKVLQSDLGLGFGAASNVPCADAQGQAACFEVSPAGWAEVAPTDGVVVHTNHFVCESLLAEQAPMGPGLSSQSRLGTAHQHTLHKPIGQAELEHFLRDESDGFLSICRSPDPSVPPESRVESVAGIVMHTQPPAMWVASDVPSRVAFESVPLAAASSQLNERLDPATVS; encoded by the coding sequence ATGTTCCCTTGCATTGACACCTTGGGTGCCGCCTCGGCTTATGAACGCGGGCAAATTTATGGCCGCGAGGCCCAGGACCGCATCCAGCACAGCGTGGTCACCTACGCACGCTTGTTTGCCGCCTGCGGCATCGACTGGACCCAAGCTTGTGAGCGGGCCATGCGTTTTGAAAAAGTCATTACCCAAGTCGATGCCGACCTGATGGCCGAGCTGCGTGGCATGGCCGAAGGCAGCGGCCAAACGCTGGGCAGTCTGATGGCGCTGAACTGCCGCACCGAAATTTTGCCCCCCACGTTTTTAGCGGACGCCCCGCACCTGAAAGACGCTGCCCAAGCCGCCCTGGCCGCCAACCGCGCCGCAGGCCTGCCTGACTGGCTGGAACAAGCCGCCTGGGACCAGGCTCTGCACGACGGCGAATGCACCGCCATGGGCGTCACCGCCGCCGCCAGCCGCACAGGCCAAGCCTGGCTCGCGCAAAACTGGGACTGGATGGGCCGCCAGCGCCAGGCCCTCGTGGTGTTGCACACCCAAGGCCCCAGCGGCCAAAGCATCACCACCCTGACCGAGGCGGGCATGCTGGCCAAGATCGGCATCAACCAATCGGGTTTTGCGCTGGGCCTGAACATCTTGCGTTCGGTGCGCGACGGCAGCCGCCTGGGCGTTCCGGTGCATGTGCTGCTGCGCCATTTGCTCGATTGCGACTCGGTGGCGCACGCCCGCCAGCGTTTGAAAGTCCTGCAATCCGATCTCGGCCTGGGCTTTGGCGCGGCCTCGAACGTGCCCTGTGCCGACGCCCAGGGCCAGGCCGCTTGCTTTGAGGTCTCGCCCGCAGGCTGGGCCGAGGTTGCGCCCACCGATGGCGTGGTGGTGCACACCAACCATTTTGTGTGCGAATCGCTGCTGGCCGAGCAAGCCCCCATGGGCCCCGGTTTGTCGAGCCAAAGCCGCCTCGGTACAGCCCATCAACACACGTTGCACAAACCGATTGGACAAGCCGAGTTGGAGCACTTTTTGCGCGACGAGTCGGATGGCTTTTTGTCGATTTGCCGCAGCCCCGACCCGAGTGTGCCGCCCGAAAGCCGCGTCGAAAGCGTGGCCGGTATCGTCATGCACACGCAGCCGCCCGCCATGTGGGTGGCCAGCGACGTGCCCAGCCGCGTGGCCTTTGAGTCGGTGCCCTTGGCCGCTGCGTCCAGTCAGCTCAATGAGCGACTGGATCCGGCCACCGTTTCTTGA
- a CDS encoding pyridoxamine 5'-phosphate oxidase family protein — protein sequence MKIHLQTPQEIRLKIWKELSRASLDRHHDWRTPVLASVDADGLPDARTVVLRQADALAGQLTFYTDSRSPKVAQLQTQASAMLVFWSARLSWQLRVRVVCTVITAGPEVEALWQGVKQSAAAGDYLSPLAPGAVLPPDRGTADAADASVPAPTHSFAVLHAQVLQMDWLELSREGHRRAQLDATTWAWLTP from the coding sequence ATGAAAATCCACTTGCAAACGCCTCAGGAAATACGCCTGAAAATCTGGAAGGAGCTGAGCCGGGCCAGCTTGGACCGGCACCACGATTGGCGCACGCCTGTGCTTGCCTCTGTCGATGCAGACGGCTTGCCTGACGCACGCACCGTGGTGCTGCGGCAGGCGGATGCGCTGGCCGGACAGTTGACTTTTTACACCGACAGCCGCAGCCCCAAAGTGGCTCAATTGCAGACGCAAGCTTCAGCGATGTTGGTGTTTTGGAGTGCACGTTTGAGTTGGCAATTGCGGGTGCGGGTGGTCTGCACGGTCATCACCGCAGGCCCGGAGGTTGAGGCGCTTTGGCAAGGGGTCAAGCAGTCGGCGGCTGCGGGCGACTATTTGTCGCCCTTGGCGCCTGGCGCTGTGTTGCCACCAGACCGTGGCACGGCAGATGCAGCCGATGCCAGCGTCCCCGCGCCAACACACAGTTTTGCCGTGCTGCATGCGCAGGTGCTGCAGATGGACTGGCTCGAGTTGTCGCGCGAAGGGCACCGCCGGGCGCAGCTGGACGCCACCACTTGGGCGTGGCTCACGCCCTGA
- the cho gene encoding excinuclease Cho: MASISPRRRRDDFEESRVYEYPQHLRDAIEDAPTGAGVYIFHGQEGDLPLYIGKSINIRARLLSHLRTPDEARMLRQTQRISHIRTAGEIGALLLEAQMIKAQHPLFNQKLRRNQQLCSLQLTGEVPQVVYARDIDFAKQPELYGLYASRHAALAALRAVADQHKLCYGPLGLEKLPPGKACFRAAIRQCAGVCRGDESAEAHRERLFSSLLALRVECWPYPGAVGLVERDGDFTQIHVVKHWCYLGSAPSAEAAHQLSQTASQVAAHFDADGYKILCRPVLTGSVEILVL, translated from the coding sequence ATGGCCAGCATTTCCCCTCGCCGCCGCCGCGACGACTTTGAAGAAAGCCGGGTCTACGAATACCCGCAGCACCTGCGGGACGCCATTGAAGACGCCCCCACCGGGGCTGGCGTCTACATTTTTCATGGCCAGGAAGGCGACTTGCCGCTGTACATCGGCAAAAGCATCAACATCCGGGCGCGACTGCTGTCGCACCTGCGCACGCCCGACGAAGCCCGCATGCTGCGCCAGACCCAGCGCATCAGCCACATCCGCACGGCGGGCGAGATCGGGGCGCTGTTGCTGGAGGCGCAAATGATCAAGGCCCAGCACCCCCTGTTCAACCAGAAACTGCGCCGCAACCAACAGCTGTGCAGCCTGCAACTGACGGGCGAGGTGCCGCAAGTGGTCTATGCCCGCGACATCGACTTTGCCAAGCAGCCCGAGCTGTATGGCCTGTACGCCAGCCGCCACGCTGCGCTGGCGGCGCTGCGTGCGGTGGCCGACCAACACAAACTTTGCTACGGCCCGTTGGGTCTGGAAAAACTGCCGCCCGGCAAAGCCTGCTTCAGGGCTGCGATCCGCCAATGTGCGGGCGTGTGCCGGGGCGACGAAAGCGCCGAGGCGCACCGCGAGCGCTTGTTCAGCAGCCTGCTGGCGCTGCGCGTGGAATGCTGGCCTTACCCAGGCGCGGTGGGTTTGGTCGAGCGCGATGGCGACTTCACCCAAATCCATGTGGTCAAGCACTGGTGCTATTTGGGCAGCGCCCCCAGCGCCGAAGCCGCCCACCAACTGAGCCAAACCGCCAGCCAAGTGGCCGCCCATTTTGATGCCGATGGCTACAAAATTTTGTGCCGCCCGGTGCTCACGGGGAGTGTGGAGATTTTGGTTTTGTAG
- a CDS encoding BrnT family toxin, protein MPPPKIYNWNADKNQLLLKERGISFERIVFEISLGNELDVVLHPNQEKYPGQMISMVEVDGYICAVPFVETDSEIFLKTIIPSRKATKTYRSKS, encoded by the coding sequence ATGCCACCCCCCAAAATCTACAACTGGAATGCCGACAAAAACCAGTTGTTATTGAAAGAGCGCGGTATTTCCTTCGAGCGCATCGTCTTTGAAATCAGCTTGGGGAACGAACTGGATGTTGTTCTGCATCCCAATCAGGAGAAGTACCCAGGACAAATGATTTCGATGGTGGAAGTCGATGGCTATATCTGTGCGGTCCCCTTCGTTGAAACCGATTCTGAAATTTTTCTGAAAACCATCATTCCAAGCCGTAAAGCGACCAAGACCTACAGGAGTAAGTCATGA
- a CDS encoding LexA family protein: MHAPDSPQALPPGNWWLQALPASIAAGFPSPAEDHQVERIDLMQQLVKHPQATFYIRVRGESMRDAGILDGSVVLVDRAITPADGQIVLAVIDGDFTCKTLRLGGEGLRLQAAHPDYPDIVPKDGQSVDIWGVVVATIHQHAT, from the coding sequence ATGCACGCCCCCGACTCCCCCCAAGCCCTGCCACCCGGAAACTGGTGGCTGCAGGCCTTGCCCGCCAGCATTGCGGCGGGTTTCCCGTCGCCCGCTGAGGACCACCAGGTCGAGCGCATCGACCTCATGCAGCAGCTGGTCAAACACCCTCAGGCCACGTTTTACATCCGCGTGCGGGGGGAGAGCATGCGCGATGCGGGCATACTGGACGGCTCGGTGGTGCTGGTGGACCGCGCCATCACCCCGGCCGACGGGCAAATTGTGTTGGCCGTGATCGACGGCGACTTCACCTGCAAAACCCTGCGCCTGGGCGGTGAGGGCTTGCGCCTGCAAGCGGCCCACCCCGACTACCCGGACATCGTGCCCAAGGACGGTCAAAGCGTGGACATCTGGGGCGTGGTGGTCGCTACCATCCACCAACACGCCACTTGA
- a CDS encoding MBL fold metallo-hydrolase, which translates to MSSVLRFGAVSVHLGEKSGKYPDGNQLIVQGADTRVAFDTPEVANRIGPELETVDLVILGHVHEDHMAGLHRLMHAPVQVHEADLAAAQSWDGMCQHYGYPQDVLDAMLAIVQKDFHYQPRPDATGYSDGAVWDLGGGVRVRAHHLPGHTAGHCALVVESEGLAFIGDIDLSGFGPYYGDATSSLSDFRQTLKTVAELDARIWATSHHKAVITDRAQFVADLARFASKIDERSAQLLGYLQSPHNLDELVDRRLLYPQGYDVPFVPCAERNTIAMHLDELLARGQIQTLEDGRFVVV; encoded by the coding sequence ATGTCCTCTGTTTTGCGTTTTGGCGCGGTGAGCGTGCATTTGGGTGAAAAGTCGGGCAAGTACCCCGACGGCAACCAGCTCATCGTGCAGGGGGCGGACACGCGGGTGGCCTTTGACACGCCCGAGGTGGCCAATCGCATCGGCCCCGAGCTGGAGACGGTGGACTTGGTCATCTTGGGCCATGTGCACGAAGACCACATGGCCGGGCTGCACCGCCTGATGCACGCCCCGGTGCAGGTGCACGAGGCGGACTTGGCCGCTGCCCAGTCGTGGGACGGCATGTGCCAGCACTATGGCTATCCGCAAGACGTGCTGGACGCGATGCTGGCCATTGTGCAAAAAGATTTTCATTACCAGCCCCGACCCGACGCCACCGGCTACAGCGACGGCGCGGTGTGGGACTTGGGCGGCGGCGTGCGCGTGCGGGCGCACCACCTGCCGGGCCACACCGCAGGCCACTGCGCCCTGGTGGTCGAGAGCGAAGGCCTGGCCTTCATTGGCGACATCGACCTGAGCGGCTTTGGCCCGTACTACGGCGACGCCACCTCCAGCCTGAGCGATTTTCGGCAAACGCTGAAGACAGTGGCCGAGCTGGACGCCCGCATCTGGGCCACTTCCCACCATAAGGCGGTCATCACCGACCGGGCGCAGTTTGTGGCCGACCTGGCCCGCTTTGCCAGCAAGATTGACGAGCGCAGCGCACAGCTGCTGGGTTATTTGCAAAGCCCTCACAACTTGGACGAGCTGGTGGACCGACGTCTGCTGTACCCGCAAGGCTACGACGTGCCCTTTGTGCCTTGCGCCGAGCGCAACACCATCGCCATGCACCTCGATGAACTGCTGGCGCGGGGACAAATCCAGACCTTGGAAGACGGCCGCTTTGTGGTGGTCTGA
- a CDS encoding serine hydrolase domain-containing protein, whose protein sequence is MKPVARLASLCLLALPVWAVGASLANSDAQDDDLAALHEQRTQEVLRDMAASGSAATAAPPRPLTPTSTEPARPGAGLDHRSFRIREVTPSTKPLTFKETQAGPGGLPLGKSGAIYLPEDWLVGDGQPWHYRSAPRAGVAPVAVRSPRVEEAKVIEQAQALMGRVESRAMVLIADGAIVEAISTGGIQFNTRLLSASMGKTVAALAAGKAVCAGHLKMDQRVDSLLPGLVGKDLGAATLRDVLMMASGTTEPSQGDYVGTLPQEVRHYLEGPGNLEQLLETPRQSTAQRGVFSKLKPGERFSYKSRDPHVVAMMIERAVGMPATRWVDEQLLRAFNAEHPVILGTDRSGYFHGAAGVVRMTLIDWIRFAIYVDQQRRGDTCFGRFIRDMGTTQIRAPGLMNSIGGYGYLTWTDNTLAPNSFWAAGYGGQRIAWSTDPNNQRVFVLFSNSADRHVDQIYPVARAWLALGGK, encoded by the coding sequence ATGAAACCCGTTGCCCGCTTGGCCAGCCTGTGCTTGTTGGCGCTGCCCGTCTGGGCTGTGGGGGCGTCCTTGGCCAACAGCGATGCGCAGGACGATGATTTGGCTGCGCTGCACGAGCAGCGGACGCAGGAGGTGCTGCGCGACATGGCGGCTTCCGGGTCAGCGGCGACAGCCGCACCACCCAGGCCCCTGACGCCCACGAGCACCGAGCCCGCGCGTCCCGGGGCCGGGCTGGATCACCGGAGCTTTCGCATTCGCGAGGTGACGCCCAGCACCAAGCCGCTGACGTTCAAAGAAACGCAGGCCGGGCCGGGCGGTTTGCCGCTGGGCAAGTCGGGGGCCATCTATTTGCCGGAAGACTGGCTGGTGGGGGACGGGCAGCCCTGGCACTACCGCTCGGCACCTCGCGCAGGAGTGGCCCCGGTGGCGGTGCGCTCGCCCCGTGTGGAGGAGGCCAAAGTCATCGAGCAGGCACAAGCCTTGATGGGTCGCGTGGAGTCCCGGGCCATGGTGCTGATTGCAGACGGTGCCATTGTGGAGGCCATCAGCACCGGGGGCATTCAATTCAACACCCGGCTGTTGAGCGCCAGCATGGGCAAAACTGTGGCGGCTCTGGCTGCTGGCAAAGCGGTGTGTGCCGGGCACTTGAAAATGGACCAGCGTGTGGACAGTTTGCTGCCGGGCCTGGTGGGCAAGGACTTGGGGGCTGCCACGCTCCGGGATGTCTTGATGATGGCCTCGGGCACCACAGAGCCGTCTCAGGGTGACTACGTTGGCACCTTGCCACAAGAGGTTCGCCATTATCTGGAAGGCCCCGGCAACCTAGAGCAGTTGCTCGAAACCCCGCGCCAATCCACGGCGCAGCGCGGTGTGTTCAGCAAGCTCAAGCCGGGTGAGCGTTTCAGCTACAAGTCGCGTGATCCGCATGTGGTGGCCATGATGATCGAGCGTGCCGTGGGCATGCCCGCAACGCGGTGGGTGGATGAGCAACTTTTGCGAGCCTTTAATGCCGAGCATCCCGTGATTTTGGGCACCGACCGCAGCGGCTATTTCCATGGTGCCGCAGGCGTGGTGCGCATGACCCTGATCGACTGGATTCGGTTTGCGATCTATGTCGACCAACAACGCCGGGGTGACACTTGCTTTGGCCGCTTCATTCGGGACATGGGCACCACGCAGATTCGTGCGCCAGGCTTGATGAACAGCATCGGTGGCTATGGTTACTTGACCTGGACCGACAACACCTTGGCGCCCAACAGCTTCTGGGCCGCTGGTTATGGGGGGCAACGCATCGCCTGGAGCACCGACCCGAACAACCAGCGGGTGTTTGTGCTCTTCAGCAATTCGGCCGACAGGCATGTGGACCAGATCTACCCCGTTGCCAGAGCGTGGCTGGCGCTGGGCGGCAAATAG
- a CDS encoding HNH endonuclease signature motif containing protein yields MTGRIRKKLIQAQLEALPAPRTDAVICPLCERPIPPSQQDAHHLVPKSHGGVQTVVLHRICHRQIHALFTETELARTYATVEALKQPEEMARFIRWVQTKPDAFFEKSRKSQRLKSRR; encoded by the coding sequence GTGACAGGGCGCATTCGCAAAAAACTCATTCAAGCCCAGCTTGAAGCCTTGCCTGCACCGCGCACCGATGCGGTGATTTGCCCGCTGTGCGAGCGCCCCATTCCGCCCAGCCAACAAGATGCGCACCATTTGGTGCCCAAGTCCCACGGCGGCGTGCAGACGGTGGTGCTGCACCGCATTTGCCATCGCCAAATCCATGCGCTGTTCACCGAAACCGAATTGGCCCGCACCTACGCCACGGTCGAGGCCTTGAAGCAGCCCGAAGAGATGGCCCGCTTCATTCGCTGGGTGCAAACCAAACCCGACGCGTTTTTTGAAAAAAGCCGCAAAAGCCAACGGCTCAAAAGCAGGCGCTGA
- a CDS encoding serine hydrolase: MNLRTKNLLVLGLTSLAIFYGGAALAQNNKGQIESDQFWADFSKGLEWLPTSKSISAAPTPSTLEVAPDSLNSSLTPVVDQAFDPDVHRIVILSHKRSIIHRKYNEKWVNDKSRPSSASMAKSLTALAVGKAICSGAIGHVDENASVYASRLRGTSWGNARIRHLLAMSSGSNKPVFSPTGSPTPQVQAETLAKSYQGKMTHDFISLMTKADEKYSASGQQGLYNNLDTQALAILVEDATRQKFIEFFEREIWHAIGASQGGSWSHNSLGQVAAFSGFTAHPYDWIRLGHYVLEERAKDTCFGKFLKEATIRQSQVLLPNGSAAYGFQTWLGCGGVDTFCFLGHGGQRLQMSPSTGLVMYVHATSLSASQPLVAMYRNVASRYPK, from the coding sequence ATGAACCTGCGGACAAAAAATTTACTCGTTTTGGGTTTGACATCCCTCGCCATTTTTTATGGTGGGGCGGCGCTTGCACAAAACAACAAGGGCCAAATTGAAAGCGATCAATTTTGGGCTGATTTTTCCAAAGGTTTGGAATGGCTGCCCACGTCCAAGTCCATTTCTGCGGCGCCCACACCTTCCACTCTTGAGGTGGCGCCAGACAGTTTGAATTCCAGCTTGACCCCTGTGGTCGATCAGGCCTTTGATCCCGATGTTCACCGCATCGTCATCTTGTCGCACAAACGCAGCATCATCCACCGCAAATACAACGAAAAATGGGTCAACGACAAGTCTCGCCCCTCCAGCGCATCAATGGCCAAAAGCTTGACGGCGTTGGCGGTTGGGAAAGCCATTTGCAGTGGCGCCATCGGCCATGTGGACGAGAACGCCTCGGTGTACGCCAGCAGGCTGCGGGGCACCTCTTGGGGGAACGCCAGGATCCGCCATTTGTTGGCCATGAGCAGCGGCTCGAACAAACCCGTTTTTTCGCCCACGGGTTCGCCCACACCTCAGGTTCAAGCCGAGACACTGGCCAAGTCGTACCAAGGCAAGATGACGCACGACTTCATCAGCCTCATGACGAAGGCCGATGAAAAGTACTCTGCCTCGGGGCAACAGGGCTTGTACAACAACCTTGACACACAGGCCTTGGCCATCTTGGTGGAAGACGCCACCCGTCAAAAATTCATTGAATTCTTTGAACGTGAAATTTGGCACGCCATAGGTGCCAGCCAAGGCGGTTCTTGGTCACACAACAGTTTGGGTCAAGTGGCGGCATTTTCGGGTTTTACGGCCCATCCTTATGACTGGATCCGCTTGGGCCACTACGTTTTGGAAGAACGCGCCAAAGACACCTGTTTTGGCAAATTTCTGAAAGAAGCCACGATACGGCAAAGTCAGGTGCTTTTACCCAATGGCTCTGCCGCGTATGGTTTTCAAACATGGCTGGGCTGCGGCGGCGTCGATACCTTTTGCTTTCTGGGCCACGGCGGGCAGCGCTTGCAAATGAGCCCCTCCACAGGTCTGGTGATGTACGTGCATGCCACCAGTTTGTCGGCGAGCCAACCTCTTGTGGCCATGTACCGGAATGTGGCCAGTCGCTATCCGAAGTGA